The following are encoded in a window of Mycobacterium vicinigordonae genomic DNA:
- a CDS encoding M28 family peptidase yields the protein MIGRLAALFATCLLAACSAPHPSPSAATPATAPDPARALAAKVTVDGMLAHLHALQNIANANKGNRTSGTSGYDASVDYVANTLRGKGFEVSTPQFERLRHTAQGKPTLTIAGRSFPVDQASLLVKTPSGGLNGQLVRPLQPAGCAAADYPTALPKGAIAVADDTNCSVVDKQNAAVAKGAAALIVTSQPGGHGAPPTLLNAGYYNQLTVPVAIVGADGTAALGRTTGPVRLVLDGENVKVTSRNVLAQTRTGTGKEVVMVGTHLDSPPGSPGINNAGTGVAAVLETALQLGPLPAVTNAVRFAFWGAEENGTNGSMDYVFGLDNDALNDIALYLNFDMLGSANPGFFTDDGDQSGPPENGMASTGVPEGSAGIERTLAGYLNLAGKRPQDMPLNTRTDYHPFLVAGVPVGGMNTGAAQLKTTVQERLWGGQSGVAFDPNYQSPRDTVDAVNREALAVMGSGVAYAVGNYAASISGVNGVPPRDKRHRTRIS from the coding sequence ATGATCGGGCGCCTGGCCGCCCTGTTTGCAACCTGCTTACTCGCGGCGTGCTCGGCCCCGCACCCATCGCCGTCGGCGGCCACCCCGGCCACCGCCCCGGATCCGGCGCGCGCACTGGCGGCCAAGGTGACCGTCGACGGGATGCTCGCCCACCTTCATGCGCTGCAGAACATCGCCAACGCCAACAAAGGCAACCGCACATCGGGCACGTCGGGCTACGACGCCAGCGTCGATTACGTGGCGAACACACTGCGCGGCAAAGGGTTCGAGGTATCCACACCGCAGTTCGAACGCTTGCGCCACACCGCTCAAGGCAAGCCAACGCTGACGATCGCCGGCCGCAGCTTCCCCGTCGACCAAGCTTCACTGCTAGTCAAGACACCCTCGGGAGGCCTGAACGGGCAATTGGTGCGCCCCCTGCAGCCGGCCGGCTGTGCTGCCGCCGACTACCCGACCGCCCTACCCAAGGGCGCCATCGCCGTGGCCGACGACACCAACTGCTCGGTGGTGGACAAGCAGAATGCGGCGGTGGCCAAGGGTGCGGCGGCGCTTATCGTGACCAGCCAGCCCGGCGGCCACGGCGCACCGCCCACGCTGCTAAACGCCGGCTACTACAACCAACTGACCGTTCCGGTCGCCATCGTCGGCGCCGACGGAACCGCCGCCCTGGGGCGGACCACCGGGCCGGTGCGCCTGGTACTGGATGGCGAGAACGTCAAAGTGACGTCGCGAAACGTGCTGGCGCAGACCAGGACCGGGACAGGCAAAGAGGTGGTGATGGTCGGCACTCACCTGGACAGCCCGCCGGGCAGCCCAGGCATCAACAACGCGGGGACCGGGGTGGCGGCGGTGCTGGAAACCGCGCTGCAGCTGGGCCCGCTGCCGGCAGTGACCAACGCCGTGCGGTTTGCGTTCTGGGGAGCCGAGGAAAACGGGACCAACGGGTCGATGGATTACGTGTTCGGACTGGACAACGACGCCCTCAACGACATTGCGCTGTACCTGAACTTCGACATGCTGGGTTCGGCGAACCCGGGCTTCTTCACCGATGACGGCGATCAGTCAGGCCCTCCCGAAAACGGTATGGCGTCCACCGGTGTGCCGGAAGGCTCGGCCGGTATTGAACGCACCCTGGCCGGATATCTGAACCTGGCCGGCAAGCGGCCGCAGGACATGCCGTTGAACACCCGCACCGACTACCATCCGTTCCTAGTCGCGGGCGTACCGGTGGGTGGCATGAACACCGGGGCGGCGCAGCTGAAAACCACTGTGCAGGAGCGACTCTGGGGTGGCCAGTCCGGCGTCGCATTCGACCCGAACTACCAGAGTCCCCGAGACACCGTGGACGCCGTCAACCGGGAAGCATTGGCGGTGATGGGGTCTGGCGTGGCATACGCGGTGGGCAACTACGCCGCCTCCATCTCCGGCGTCAACGGCGTTCCGCCCCGCGACAAGCGCCACCGCACCAGGATCTCCTGA
- a CDS encoding peptidase, translating to MKMRSRRVLAAIRIVTVYLGAVLMVAGCSPTVVAGRAVSILNDPFRVGGLPATNGPSGIRPNAPAPTGTVVNTDKGAIDKLALLSINDIEAFWRANYKAPLKGSFKPVDKFVSYNSEDRNGGTVCRVDTYQNVNAFFTSRCNLIAWDRGVFMATAQKYFGDMAVNGVLAHEFGHALQSMAKLVTRKDPTIVYEQQADCFAGVYLYYVAEGKSPRFTLSTGDGLDHVLAGIITTRDPVMDSDDSNDDEHGSALDRVSAFQMGFVTGTPACATINKAEIEQRRGDLPTALRTDNGETGEVEINEDTLKTLMELMGKIFAPKNPPTLSLKQGDCSDAKPSPPASYCPATNTIAVDLPSLAAMGKVAGEKQHSLPQGDDTALSIVMSRYALAVQHERGLPMQSPWTALRTACLTGIAHRKMAENIELPSGNSLVLTAGDLDEAVAGLLTNHMVASDADGTSVPAGFTRIAAFRSGVVGEMDGCYSRYPG from the coding sequence ATGAAGATGCGCTCACGCAGAGTGCTCGCGGCGATACGGATCGTGACGGTCTACCTGGGGGCGGTCCTGATGGTGGCCGGTTGCTCGCCGACCGTGGTTGCGGGTCGTGCGGTGTCGATCCTCAACGATCCCTTCCGGGTGGGCGGCCTGCCGGCGACCAACGGCCCCAGTGGGATCCGGCCGAACGCGCCGGCACCCACCGGCACGGTGGTAAACACCGACAAAGGAGCGATCGACAAACTGGCGTTGTTGTCGATCAACGACATCGAGGCCTTCTGGAGGGCCAACTACAAGGCGCCGCTGAAGGGATCGTTCAAGCCTGTCGACAAGTTTGTGTCGTACAACTCGGAGGACCGCAACGGTGGGACCGTCTGCCGTGTCGATACCTACCAGAACGTCAACGCGTTCTTCACCTCCCGCTGCAACCTGATCGCTTGGGACCGCGGCGTGTTCATGGCCACAGCGCAGAAGTACTTCGGCGACATGGCCGTCAACGGTGTGTTAGCACACGAGTTCGGCCATGCCCTGCAGTCGATGGCCAAACTCGTCACCCGAAAAGACCCGACCATCGTCTACGAGCAGCAGGCGGACTGCTTCGCCGGTGTCTACCTCTATTACGTCGCCGAGGGGAAGTCGCCGCGCTTCACCCTCAGCACGGGGGACGGGCTCGACCACGTGCTGGCCGGGATCATCACCACCCGCGACCCGGTGATGGACTCTGACGACTCCAACGATGACGAGCACGGTTCGGCCCTGGACCGCGTCAGCGCCTTCCAGATGGGCTTCGTCACGGGAACCCCGGCGTGCGCGACCATCAACAAAGCCGAGATCGAGCAGCGCCGCGGCGACCTGCCGACAGCGCTGCGAACCGACAACGGCGAGACCGGTGAGGTGGAGATCAACGAAGACACGCTGAAGACCCTGATGGAGTTGATGGGCAAAATCTTCGCGCCGAAGAATCCGCCCACACTGTCGCTCAAGCAGGGCGACTGCTCCGACGCCAAGCCCAGCCCGCCGGCGTCCTACTGCCCAGCCACCAACACCATCGCCGTCGACCTACCCTCTTTGGCGGCCATGGGCAAGGTTGCCGGTGAAAAGCAACACAGCCTGCCGCAGGGCGACGACACCGCTCTGTCGATCGTGATGTCGCGATACGCACTCGCGGTACAGCACGAGCGCGGTCTGCCGATGCAGAGTCCTTGGACCGCGTTGCGCACCGCCTGTCTGACCGGCATCGCGCACCGCAAGATGGCCGAGAACATCGAATTGCCTTCGGGAAACTCACTGGTGCTCACGGCCGGTGACCTCGATGAAGCGGTCGCTGGTCTGCTCACCAACCACATGGTCGCCAGCGACGCCGATGGCACCAGCGTGCCCGCCGGATTCACCCGGATCGCCGCGTTCCGATCCGGTGTGGTCGGCGAGATGGACGGTTGTTACTCGCGCTATCCCGGGTAG
- a CDS encoding DUF4190 domain-containing protein, with product MTEQPPGYPPPPPGGYGYQPPPSGGYGYTPPPPMYGYPPPMGGYPVAQGTNGMAIASLVCSLAGPFFCGVSTILGVIFGFIGLNQIKSSGQQGRGLAIAGIVISAVTIVAGVIILIAVIVVGRADSHRHHHRNDDYYNSAPAAAVAFEAQLAA from the coding sequence GTGACCGAGCAGCCACCGGGCTATCCGCCGCCACCGCCAGGCGGTTACGGGTACCAGCCGCCGCCGTCAGGCGGGTACGGGTACACGCCGCCCCCGCCGATGTACGGATACCCGCCGCCGATGGGCGGCTACCCCGTTGCGCAGGGCACGAACGGCATGGCTATTGCCTCGCTGGTGTGTTCGCTTGCGGGGCCGTTTTTCTGCGGAGTCTCCACCATCCTGGGAGTGATCTTCGGGTTCATCGGGCTCAACCAGATCAAGTCGAGCGGACAACAGGGTCGCGGCCTGGCGATAGCCGGGATCGTCATCAGTGCGGTAACCATCGTGGCCGGTGTGATCATCCTGATCGCGGTGATCGTGGTGGGGCGGGCCGACTCACACCGCCACCACCATCGCAATGATGACTATTACAACAGCGCACCCGCCGCGGCCGTCGCTTTCGAAGCGCAGCTAGCCGCCTAG
- a CDS encoding alpha/beta family hydrolase, which yields MNLEPIAGIAHEPLGTPTGVALLTHGAGGNRDSKLLQQYCEEWARQGWLAVRYNLPYRRRRPKGPPSGSAAADRAGIVEAIELCRGLAAGPLVAGGHSYGGRQTSMVVADGDATVDLLALSSYPLHPPGKPERARTEHLPNITSPTVFVHGSSDPFGTIAELRAAALLIPAPTEIVEIPGGRHDLASKTLDVPALAVTAALGLLSAPDGI from the coding sequence ATGAATCTCGAACCCATCGCCGGTATCGCGCACGAACCGCTGGGCACGCCAACCGGGGTGGCCTTGCTGACCCACGGCGCCGGCGGCAATCGCGATTCCAAACTGCTGCAACAATATTGCGAAGAATGGGCGAGACAAGGCTGGCTGGCGGTGCGCTACAACCTGCCTTACCGGCGGCGCCGCCCCAAGGGCCCTCCGTCGGGGTCGGCTGCAGCCGACCGTGCCGGGATCGTCGAGGCGATCGAGCTGTGCCGAGGACTTGCCGCCGGGCCGCTGGTGGCCGGTGGCCATTCCTACGGCGGCAGGCAGACGTCGATGGTGGTCGCCGACGGGGACGCGACCGTCGATCTGCTCGCGTTGTCGTCCTACCCCCTGCATCCGCCGGGCAAGCCCGAACGCGCCCGCACCGAGCATCTGCCGAACATCACTTCGCCTACGGTCTTCGTCCACGGCAGTTCGGACCCGTTTGGCACCATCGCCGAGTTGCGGGCCGCGGCGCTGCTGATCCCCGCGCCGACCGAGATCGTCGAGATCCCTGGTGGGCGCCATGACCTGGCGTCGAAGACGCTCGATGTTCCCGCTCTGGCGGTGACTGCGGCACTTGGGCTGCTGTCTGCTCCAGATGGGATCTAG
- the thiD gene encoding bifunctional hydroxymethylpyrimidine kinase/phosphomethylpyrimidine kinase — protein sequence MHPPLPLPAPGATPLRVLTIAGSDSGGGAGIQADMRTMALLGVHACVAVTAVTVQNTLGVKSFHEVPDEVVAGQIEAVVTDIGIQAAKTGMLASSSIIEVVAATWRRLGLTVPLVVDPVCASMHGDPLLATSALDSLRTELFPLATLVTPNLDEVRLITGIEVIDTEGQRAAAKALHAMGPRWALVKGGHLRTSQFSCDLLYDGNDFYEFDAERLPTDCDHGGGDTLASAIACALAHGYSVPDAVRFGKGWVTECLRAAYPLGGGHGPVSPLFRLGL from the coding sequence CTGCATCCCCCCTTGCCGCTGCCGGCGCCGGGAGCGACTCCGCTGCGGGTCCTGACGATCGCCGGATCCGACTCTGGCGGCGGTGCCGGCATTCAGGCGGATATGCGCACGATGGCGCTGCTCGGCGTCCATGCCTGCGTGGCCGTCACCGCCGTCACGGTGCAGAACACATTGGGCGTCAAGAGCTTTCATGAAGTTCCTGACGAAGTGGTGGCCGGCCAGATCGAGGCCGTGGTCACCGACATCGGCATCCAGGCCGCCAAAACCGGGATGCTGGCGTCGTCGTCGATTATCGAGGTGGTTGCCGCCACCTGGCGCCGCCTGGGCCTGACGGTGCCGCTGGTGGTCGACCCGGTGTGCGCATCGATGCACGGCGATCCACTGTTAGCCACCTCGGCGCTGGATTCGCTTCGCACTGAACTGTTTCCGTTGGCCACGCTGGTGACCCCTAACCTGGACGAGGTGCGTTTGATCACCGGCATCGAGGTCATTGACACCGAAGGCCAGCGCGCGGCCGCCAAGGCTCTGCACGCCATGGGTCCGCGCTGGGCGCTGGTCAAGGGCGGGCACCTGCGGACCTCGCAGTTCAGTTGCGACCTGCTTTATGACGGCAACGATTTTTACGAGTTCGACGCCGAACGCCTGCCCACCGACTGCGACCACGGCGGCGGAGACACGCTGGCCAGCGCGATTGCGTGTGCGCTGGCGCACGGGTACTCCGTGCCCGATGCGGTCCGGTTCGGGAAGGGGTGGGTGACCGAATGCCTGCGTGCGGCTTATCCGTTGGGCGGCGGCCACGGGCCTGTCTCGCCGTTGTTCCGGCTCGGACTATGA
- the thiC gene encoding phosphomethylpyrimidine synthase ThiC produces the protein MAGAAVTTGPIAGSSKTYREVEGVPGARVPFRRVHLSTGDHFDLYDTSGPYTDDDAVIDLNAGLPARPGVVRDRGTQLQRARAGEVTAEMAYIAVREGMPAELVRDEVARGRAIIPANHNHPESEPMIIGKAFAVKVNANIGNSAVTSSIAEEVDKMVWATRWGADTIMDLSTGKNIHETREWIMRNSPVPVGTVPIYQALEKVKGDPTELTWELYRDTVIEQCEQGVDYMTVHAGVLLRYVPLTAKRVTGIVSRGGSIMAAWCLAHHQESFLYTNFEELCEILARYDVTFSLGDGLRPGSIADANDAAQFAELRTLGELTKIAKSHGVQVMIEGPGHVPMHKIVENVKLEEELCEEAPFYTLGPLATDIAPAYDHITSAIGAAIIAQAGTAMLCYVTPKEHLGLPDRKDVKDGVIAYKIAAHAGDLAKGHPHAQDRDNALSTARFEFRWNDQFALSLDPDTAREYHDETLPAEPAKTAHFCSMCGPKFCSMRITQDVRDFAAKHGLETEEDVDAMLAAGMEAKSREFADHGNRVYLPLTQ, from the coding sequence ATGGCGGGGGCCGCGGTGACCACCGGACCCATTGCTGGCAGCAGTAAGACCTATCGTGAGGTCGAGGGCGTCCCGGGGGCCCGGGTGCCGTTCCGCCGGGTGCACCTATCCACTGGGGATCACTTCGACCTCTACGACACCTCCGGGCCCTACACCGACGACGACGCGGTGATCGACCTGAACGCTGGCCTGCCGGCGCGGCCGGGGGTGGTCCGCGACCGCGGCACCCAACTGCAACGCGCCCGCGCCGGTGAGGTCACCGCCGAAATGGCTTACATCGCCGTGCGCGAGGGCATGCCCGCCGAACTCGTCAGAGACGAGGTGGCCCGGGGCCGCGCAATCATCCCGGCCAACCACAACCACCCCGAGAGCGAGCCGATGATCATCGGCAAGGCGTTCGCGGTGAAGGTCAATGCCAACATCGGCAATTCGGCCGTCACGTCCTCGATCGCCGAGGAGGTGGACAAGATGGTGTGGGCCACCCGCTGGGGCGCGGACACCATCATGGACCTGTCCACCGGCAAGAACATTCACGAGACGCGCGAGTGGATCATGCGCAACTCCCCTGTCCCGGTCGGAACGGTGCCGATCTACCAGGCGCTGGAGAAGGTCAAGGGCGACCCGACCGAACTTACCTGGGAGCTCTACCGCGACACCGTAATCGAGCAGTGCGAGCAGGGCGTGGACTACATGACCGTGCACGCCGGTGTGCTGTTGCGGTATGTGCCGCTGACCGCCAAGCGCGTGACCGGCATCGTCAGCCGCGGCGGGTCCATCATGGCGGCCTGGTGTTTGGCGCACCACCAAGAGTCGTTCCTGTACACCAACTTCGAGGAACTCTGCGAGATCCTGGCCCGCTACGACGTCACCTTCTCCCTGGGCGACGGGCTGCGACCGGGCTCGATCGCCGACGCCAACGACGCCGCTCAGTTCGCCGAGCTGCGCACCCTTGGTGAGCTCACCAAGATCGCGAAATCCCATGGCGTGCAAGTGATGATCGAGGGCCCGGGCCACGTGCCAATGCATAAGATCGTCGAGAACGTAAAGCTGGAAGAGGAGTTGTGCGAGGAGGCCCCGTTCTACACGCTGGGGCCGCTGGCCACCGACATCGCGCCCGCCTACGACCACATCACCTCGGCGATCGGGGCGGCTATCATCGCCCAGGCCGGCACTGCGATGCTGTGCTATGTCACCCCCAAGGAGCACCTGGGTCTGCCGGACCGCAAAGACGTCAAGGACGGCGTGATCGCGTACAAGATCGCCGCACACGCGGGTGACCTGGCCAAGGGGCACCCGCACGCTCAGGACCGCGATAATGCGTTGAGCACGGCGCGTTTCGAGTTCCGGTGGAACGACCAGTTCGCACTGTCCCTGGATCCCGACACCGCGCGGGAATACCACGACGAGACGCTGCCGGCCGAGCCCGCCAAGACCGCGCACTTCTGCTCGATGTGCGGGCCGAAGTTCTGCTCGATGCGCATCACCCAGGATGTGCGCGACTTCGCCGCCAAGCACGGGCTAGAAACCGAGGAAGATGTCGACGCCATGCTGGCGGCGGGCATGGAGGCGAAGTCACGCGAGTTCGCCGATCACGGCAATCGGGTGTATCTCCCACTGACCCAGTGA
- a CDS encoding Rv1535 domain-containing protein — MTTTDARLDPLAASLAVLLKRPLTELYALLWRAGVLEVGTRAYRDELSDRSTPVYQRRLSS, encoded by the coding sequence ATGACGACGACAGATGCTCGGCTCGACCCGCTCGCCGCGTCGTTAGCTGTGTTGCTGAAGCGGCCCCTGACCGAACTCTATGCGTTGTTGTGGCGTGCCGGCGTGCTCGAGGTCGGCACCCGCGCGTACCGGGATGAGCTGTCCGATCGGTCCACACCCGTATATCAGCGCCGCTTGTCTAGTTAG
- a CDS encoding exodeoxyribonuclease III — MRLATWNVNSIRSRLDRVLSWLERAEVDVLAMQETKCSDTQFPALPFYELGYEVAHVGFNQWNGVAIASRVGLDDVAVGFDGQPSWSSKPDVAAAAEARAIGATSAGVRVWSLYVPNGRTLDDPHYVYKLNWLAALRDAAESWLREDPSSAIALVGDWNIAPTDDDVWSTEFFEGATHVSEPERKAFDAIVKAQFTDVVRPFTPGPGVYTYWDYTQLRFPKKQGMRIDFILGSPTLADKVMHAEIVRDERKGKAPSDHAPVLVDLRTT; from the coding sequence CTGCGGCTGGCCACCTGGAACGTCAACTCGATCCGCTCTCGACTGGACCGCGTCCTGAGCTGGCTGGAGCGCGCCGAGGTCGACGTGCTGGCCATGCAGGAGACCAAGTGCTCGGACACACAGTTTCCCGCGCTCCCGTTCTACGAACTGGGTTACGAGGTCGCCCACGTCGGCTTCAATCAGTGGAACGGTGTGGCGATAGCCTCCCGCGTGGGCCTAGACGACGTTGCGGTGGGCTTCGACGGTCAGCCGAGCTGGAGCAGCAAGCCCGACGTGGCCGCGGCCGCCGAGGCCCGCGCCATTGGCGCGACCTCTGCGGGCGTGCGGGTATGGAGCCTCTATGTGCCCAACGGCCGCACCCTGGACGACCCGCACTACGTCTACAAGTTGAATTGGCTTGCCGCGCTTCGTGATGCCGCTGAATCGTGGCTACGTGAGGACCCGTCGTCTGCGATCGCGCTGGTCGGGGACTGGAACATCGCGCCCACCGACGACGACGTCTGGAGCACCGAGTTCTTTGAAGGCGCCACGCATGTCTCGGAACCGGAACGCAAGGCATTCGATGCGATCGTCAAAGCCCAATTCACCGATGTGGTAAGGCCTTTCACTCCTGGACCGGGCGTCTACACCTATTGGGACTACACCCAGTTGCGGTTCCCGAAGAAGCAGGGCATGCGCATCGACTTCATCTTGGGCTCCCCCACGCTGGCCGACAAAGTGATGCACGCGGAGATCGTCCGGGACGAACGCAAGGGCAAAGCGCCCAGCGATCACGCCCCGGTACTGGTCGACCTGCGTACCACTTAA
- a CDS encoding peptide deformylase: MAVVPIRIVGDPVLHAPTTPVPVGADGSLPAELPDLIKTMFETMDAAHGVGLAANQIGHSLRLFVYDCADDRGLTSHRRGVVVNPVLETSEIPETMPSAGHDDDEGCLSVPGESFPTGRADWARVTGLDGEGKPVNIEGTGLFARMLQHETGHLDGFLYVDCLIGRHARAAKRAIKSHGWGVPGLSWLPGEGPDPFGH; encoded by the coding sequence ATGGCAGTCGTACCCATTCGCATCGTGGGCGATCCCGTTTTGCACGCTCCGACGACGCCGGTGCCGGTCGGAGCCGACGGGTCGCTGCCTGCAGAGTTGCCCGATTTGATCAAGACGATGTTCGAGACTATGGACGCTGCCCACGGTGTCGGCCTGGCCGCCAACCAGATCGGCCATAGCCTTCGGCTGTTCGTCTACGACTGCGCCGACGACCGGGGACTTACCAGCCACCGCCGTGGGGTGGTGGTCAACCCGGTGCTGGAAACCTCCGAGATCCCCGAGACCATGCCGTCGGCCGGCCACGACGATGACGAAGGCTGCCTCTCGGTGCCGGGCGAGTCATTCCCGACCGGCCGGGCGGACTGGGCCCGGGTCACCGGTCTAGACGGCGAGGGCAAACCGGTCAACATCGAGGGCACCGGGCTGTTCGCCCGCATGCTGCAGCATGAAACGGGACACCTCGACGGATTCCTCTATGTGGACTGCCTGATCGGCCGGCATGCCCGCGCCGCCAAGCGCGCGATCAAGTCACACGGTTGGGGTGTGCCCGGGTTGTCGTGGCTGCCGGGCGAGGGGCCCGACCCGTTTGGCCACTGA
- a CDS encoding DUF3263 domain-containing protein, with the protein MDSAMARAERAGDDSEIADGLTRREHDILAFERQWWKFAGVKEDAIRELFSMSATRYYQVLNALVDRPEALAADPMLVKRLRRLRAGRQKARAARRLGFEVT; encoded by the coding sequence ATGGACAGCGCCATGGCGCGGGCAGAGCGAGCGGGGGACGACTCGGAAATCGCCGACGGGTTGACCCGTCGCGAGCACGACATTCTGGCTTTCGAACGGCAGTGGTGGAAGTTCGCCGGGGTCAAGGAAGACGCCATCAGAGAGTTGTTCTCGATGTCTGCGACGCGCTACTACCAGGTGTTGAACGCGCTCGTCGACCGGCCCGAAGCGCTGGCCGCCGACCCGATGCTGGTGAAGCGATTGCGGCGGCTGCGCGCCGGCCGCCAGAAGGCGCGCGCCGCGCGGCGCCTCGGCTTCGAGGTGACCTGA
- a CDS encoding LytR C-terminal domain-containing protein, which yields MNERVPDSSGLPLRAMVMVLLFLGVIFLLLGWQALGSSGKSDDESSPATTASSTAAPTSTSSKAPAADAEVRVYNISSKEGIAKSTADELKAAGFKVTDVTNLSISDVAATTVYYGEESEKSTADAVGKKLGAPVEKRIPALADQPPGVIVLVTG from the coding sequence ATGAACGAGCGCGTACCCGACTCTTCGGGGCTTCCTCTGCGGGCCATGGTGATGGTGCTGCTGTTTCTCGGCGTCATTTTCCTGCTGCTGGGCTGGCAGGCCCTGGGCTCGTCGGGAAAGTCCGACGACGAGTCCTCGCCGGCCACTACCGCCTCCAGCACCGCCGCGCCCACTTCGACCAGTTCCAAGGCTCCCGCGGCGGACGCCGAGGTGCGGGTGTACAACATCTCGTCGAAAGAGGGCATCGCCAAGTCCACCGCCGACGAACTGAAGGCAGCCGGGTTCAAGGTGACGGACGTGACCAACCTCTCGATCTCGGACGTCGCGGCCACCACGGTCTACTACGGCGAAGAGAGCGAGAAGTCGACGGCGGACGCGGTCGGCAAGAAGCTGGGCGCTCCGGTCGAGAAGCGCATCCCCGCCCTCGCCGACCAGCCGCCGGGCGTCATCGTGTTGGTAACGGGCTGA
- the sodC gene encoding superoxide dismutase[Cu-Zn] has product MPKLAGPKVAAVTAVLSAAASVALVSACSSPQQAATTTGTNPSVWTGSPAPSTSGHAEAAPGTQEAPPAGQTLTTVLKGPGGNEVATAKFEFANGYATVTVTANSGSGLAPGFHGMHIHKVGKCEPNSVAPTGGPTGDFLSAGGHFQAPGSGGHSSGDLTSLQVRKNGAATLVTTTDSFTMDDLISGAKTAIIIHEGPDNFMNIPDRYQVNGVPGPDETTMTTGDAGKRVACGVIGSG; this is encoded by the coding sequence ATGCCTAAGCTCGCCGGTCCCAAAGTTGCAGCCGTCACCGCCGTCCTGTCCGCGGCCGCCAGCGTCGCGCTGGTTAGCGCGTGTTCGTCGCCCCAGCAAGCGGCGACGACGACCGGTACCAACCCGTCGGTCTGGACCGGATCCCCAGCCCCGTCCACCTCCGGTCACGCCGAGGCGGCGCCCGGCACTCAGGAGGCACCTCCGGCGGGACAGACGCTGACCACCGTGCTCAAGGGCCCGGGCGGCAACGAGGTTGCGACGGCGAAGTTCGAATTCGCCAACGGCTACGCCACCGTGACCGTCACGGCCAACAGCGGCAGCGGGCTCGCTCCCGGTTTCCACGGCATGCACATCCACAAGGTCGGCAAGTGTGAACCGAACTCGGTGGCTCCCACCGGCGGCCCCACTGGTGACTTCCTGTCGGCCGGCGGGCACTTCCAGGCGCCCGGCTCGGGTGGCCACTCCAGCGGGGACCTGACCTCGCTGCAGGTGCGCAAGAACGGCGCCGCAACGCTGGTCACCACCACGGACAGTTTCACCATGGACGACCTGATCTCGGGCGCAAAGACCGCGATCATCATCCACGAGGGCCCGGACAACTTCATGAACATCCCGGACCGCTACCAGGTCAACGGCGTGCCCGGCCCGGACGAGACCACGATGACAACCGGTGACGCCGGCAAGCGGGTGGCCTGCGGTGTCATTGGGTCCGGGTAA